The Victivallaceae bacterium genome contains a region encoding:
- a CDS encoding sigma 54 modulation/S30EA ribosomal C-terminal domain-containing protein, translating into MKKSARKCESLSKKSKIFPKDIGSEPPNTQLDIVGRRFPVSKPLKRLIEEKSKKLFLLRIRHIHVAISQQKNLVSVKIVASEGQESFKATSSHENVYTAVIEAFHKVHDSVDRHCKQKHKEHKQRPSFEYENAIDDYDIPELPITETDNGFVYLKTIGRLCPHHKIVSRQKMKVKTFTQEEAIMQMEVGSDPTMLFFGEDDRKIKIIYRIGDGNYGIIESEGYFSLS; encoded by the coding sequence ATGAAAAAATCGGCTCGAAAATGCGAATCTTTGTCTAAAAAATCGAAAATTTTTCCTAAGGATATCGGAAGTGAGCCCCCTAATACTCAACTGGATATTGTGGGTCGACGGTTTCCTGTATCGAAACCTTTGAAACGCCTTATTGAAGAAAAAAGCAAAAAACTTTTTCTCTTAAGGATTCGTCATATCCACGTCGCAATCTCTCAACAAAAGAATCTTGTTTCAGTTAAGATAGTCGCATCCGAGGGACAGGAGTCCTTTAAAGCCACAAGTTCTCATGAAAACGTGTATACGGCCGTCATCGAAGCTTTCCATAAAGTTCACGATTCCGTAGACCGACACTGCAAACAAAAACACAAGGAACACAAACAAAGACCGTCTTTCGAATATGAAAACGCAATCGACGATTACGATATTCCGGAACTCCCTATTACGGAAACCGATAACGGATTCGTTTATCTTAAAACCATCGGTCGACTTTGCCCTCATCATAAGATTGTTTCTCGACAAAAAATGAAAGTAAAGACCTTTACTCAAGAAGAAGCTATAATGCAGATGGAAGTCGGATCGGACCCGACCATGTTATTTTTCGGTGAAGACGACAGAAAAATTAAAATCATATATCGAATCGGCGACGGAAATTACGGAATTATTGAATCCGAAGGATATTTCTCTCTGAGTTGA
- a CDS encoding type I restriction enzyme HsdR N-terminal domain-containing protein produces the protein MSQSKRYRIVDPIREKATTLTPEEGIRQTLIKFMIRDLEYPAHLFAVEKTLHSLNVSSKGVPPDMAKKRIDLLVFSPEGDFLRPLILGECKAHKLNKKALLQIISYNTYIKAPVIILCNGTDILMGVLNPQKRTFVFRSGLPTFHNLLKIRDSYAVLR, from the coding sequence ATGTCACAATCGAAACGATATCGAATTGTCGATCCCATTCGTGAAAAGGCAACAACCTTAACACCGGAAGAAGGCATTCGGCAAACTCTCATAAAATTCATGATCCGGGATCTTGAATATCCGGCTCATTTATTTGCAGTAGAAAAAACATTGCATTCCTTAAATGTTTCATCGAAAGGCGTGCCTCCCGATATGGCCAAAAAGCGCATTGATCTTCTTGTTTTTTCTCCGGAAGGAGACTTTCTTCGTCCCTTGATCTTAGGCGAATGTAAAGCGCACAAACTCAATAAAAAAGCTCTTCTTCAGATTATTTCTTATAATACATATATAAAAGCTCCTGTTATTATTCTCTGTAACGGAACCGATATATTAATGGGTGTTTTAAACCCCCAAAAACGTACTTTCGTTTTTCGAAGCGGTCTTCCGACCTTTCATAATTTACTTAAAATCAGAGATAGTTATGCTGTTCTTCGTTAA